A window of the Synechococcus sp. LTW-R genome harbors these coding sequences:
- the plsX gene encoding phosphate acyltransferase PlsX, translating to MPQNPTDATGPGASSRRNRPKAIRRLVIWYRRNAAVTTLVDSASAAGTAAGSMAGSVVSTAGTAAGAAGAAANTVLQPLVFDPLRRLQQGAGGVDGEAINDADRLWVAVDGMGGDYAPGPILEGCLRAVRLLPVRVKFVAETAAVDAAVAELGLGEALREAQQQGLIELVSSGPSVGMNEEATVVRKKRDASINMAMDLVKAGEATAIYSAGNSGAVMASAIFRLGRLKGIDRPAIGALFPTKDPAQQVLVLDVGANMDAKPSYLHQWALLGNIYSRDVLQVREPRIGLLNIGEEECKGNDQALKTYPLMAAETRFRFAGNCEGRDVLSGDFDVVVCDGFTGNVLLKFLESVGSVLLDVLKAELPRGRRGKVGSAFLMSNLRRIKKRLDHAEHGGALLLGVNGVCVIGHGSSKALSVVSALRIAHSAANHGVMDDLHRLSEAENTTVTCG from the coding sequence TTGCCCCAGAATCCAACTGACGCGACTGGCCCCGGCGCATCGAGCCGCCGGAACCGCCCGAAGGCCATTCGGCGTTTGGTGATTTGGTATCGGCGCAACGCGGCCGTCACCACCCTGGTTGATTCGGCTTCGGCCGCTGGGACCGCCGCAGGCTCAATGGCCGGTTCCGTCGTCAGCACGGCTGGAACCGCCGCTGGAGCAGCGGGTGCCGCGGCCAACACGGTGCTGCAACCCTTGGTGTTTGACCCGCTGCGCCGTCTCCAACAGGGGGCAGGCGGCGTCGATGGCGAGGCCATCAACGATGCCGATCGGCTCTGGGTGGCGGTCGATGGCATGGGCGGCGACTACGCCCCAGGTCCGATCCTTGAAGGCTGTCTGCGGGCCGTGCGCCTGCTGCCGGTGCGGGTGAAGTTCGTGGCCGAAACCGCCGCCGTGGACGCGGCCGTTGCCGAACTCGGTCTGGGTGAGGCACTGCGTGAGGCGCAACAACAGGGGCTGATTGAGCTCGTCTCTAGTGGCCCCTCGGTGGGCATGAACGAGGAGGCCACGGTGGTGCGCAAGAAGCGCGACGCCAGCATCAACATGGCCATGGATCTGGTGAAGGCCGGGGAAGCCACCGCCATTTACTCCGCCGGCAACTCCGGAGCCGTCATGGCCTCGGCGATCTTCCGCTTGGGCCGCCTCAAAGGCATTGATCGCCCCGCCATTGGCGCCCTCTTCCCGACCAAAGATCCCGCGCAGCAAGTTCTGGTGCTGGATGTCGGCGCCAACATGGACGCCAAGCCCAGCTATCTGCACCAGTGGGCGCTGCTGGGGAACATCTACAGCCGCGATGTCCTGCAGGTCCGAGAGCCCCGCATTGGACTGCTGAACATCGGCGAAGAGGAGTGCAAGGGGAACGACCAAGCCCTCAAGACCTACCCGCTGATGGCCGCCGAAACCCGGTTCCGTTTTGCGGGCAACTGCGAAGGCCGTGATGTCCTCTCCGGCGACTTCGATGTGGTGGTCTGCGATGGCTTCACCGGCAACGTGCTGCTGAAGTTCCTTGAGAGCGTCGGCAGTGTCCTGCTGGATGTCCTCAAGGCCGAACTCCCCCGCGGCCGCCGCGGCAAGGTCGGCTCCGCCTTTTTGATGAGCAACCTGCGGCGGATCAAGAAGCGCCTGGACCACGCCGAACATGGCGGCGCCCTGCTCCTCGGGGTCAATGGGGTCTGCGTCATCGGCCACGGCAGCAGCAAAGCCCTGTCTGTGGTCAGCGCTCTGCGGATCGCCCATTCCGCCGCGAACCACGGCGTGATGGACGACCTACACCGCCTGAGCGAAGCCGAAAACACGACCGTCACCTGTGGTTGA
- the rpaB gene encoding response regulator transcription factor RpaB: MTASSAPAKETILVVDDEASIRRILETRLSMIGYTVVTACDGQEALEAFRNSPPDLVVLDVMMPKLDGYGVCQELRKESDVPIVMLTALGDVADRITGLELGADDYVVKPFSPKELEARIRCVLRRIGKEGAAGIPNSGLIQINDIRIDTNKRQVFRGDERIRLTGMEFSLLELLVGRSGEPFSRGEILKEVWGYTPERHVDTRVVDVHISRLRSKLEDDPANPELILTARGTGYLFQRIVEAVAPESN, encoded by the coding sequence ATGACGGCCTCTTCCGCTCCAGCCAAGGAAACGATTCTGGTCGTGGACGACGAGGCCAGCATCCGCCGCATCCTGGAGACGCGGCTCTCGATGATTGGCTACACGGTCGTCACCGCCTGCGACGGCCAGGAAGCCCTCGAAGCGTTTCGGAACAGCCCCCCCGATCTGGTGGTGCTCGACGTGATGATGCCGAAGCTCGATGGCTACGGCGTCTGCCAGGAACTCCGCAAGGAGTCCGACGTCCCCATCGTGATGCTCACAGCGCTCGGCGATGTCGCCGACCGGATCACGGGACTCGAGCTAGGGGCGGACGACTACGTGGTCAAGCCCTTCAGCCCGAAGGAACTCGAGGCCCGCATCCGTTGCGTGCTGCGTCGCATCGGCAAGGAAGGCGCCGCCGGCATTCCGAACTCGGGCCTGATCCAGATCAACGACATTCGGATCGACACCAACAAACGGCAGGTCTTCCGCGGTGATGAGCGGATTCGCCTGACCGGCATGGAATTCAGCCTGCTGGAACTCTTGGTGGGCCGCAGCGGGGAACCCTTCAGCCGCGGCGAAATCCTCAAAGAGGTCTGGGGCTACACCCCCGAGCGCCATGTGGATACCCGGGTGGTCGATGTTCATATCTCCCGGTTGCGCTCCAAACTGGAAGACGATCCGGCCAACCCCGAGCTGATCCTCACGGCTCGCGGCACCGGTTATCTGTTCCAACGCATCGTTGAAGCCGTTGCCCCAGAATCCAACTGA
- the radA gene encoding DNA repair protein RadA: MARTTSTYVCQSCGAQTRQFFGRCSSCGSWNSLVEQSTPASDNRRRRPVAVADAESEIPAAPRRSEPIAAVGDRPLQRLGSGYSEFDRVLGGGLVPGSLVLLGGDPGIGKSTLLLQSAQAIAARHSVLYVSAEESAQQVKLRWRRLAEEQGELPPPQEDASGLQLLAETDLELVLQELEALRPAVAVIDSIQALHDGELGSAPGSVAQVRECAAALARIAKRQNTALLLVGHVTKEGMLAGPKVLEHLVDAVLTFEGDRFASHRLLRAVKNRFGATHELGVFEMRGQGLAQVLNPSELFLGSDEPSAGTATIVACEGTRPLVVELQSLVSTTSYASPRRTATGIGTNRLHQILAVLEKHLGLPLSRFDCYLAVAGGLDVEEPAADLGVAAAVVASYRDLTLPPGTVLVGELGLGGQLRPVGQLEQRLQEAARLGFNRAVVPKGSGLGRLAAGLDLQLHEAGSVAEALVAALGVNPADDRA, from the coding sequence TTGGCTCGCACCACCAGCACCTACGTCTGTCAGAGCTGCGGAGCCCAAACCCGGCAGTTTTTTGGACGCTGCTCGAGCTGCGGCAGTTGGAACAGCCTGGTGGAGCAATCCACCCCTGCGAGCGATAACCGCCGCCGCCGTCCTGTGGCGGTGGCCGATGCCGAAAGCGAGATTCCCGCGGCTCCTCGTCGCTCGGAGCCCATCGCCGCCGTAGGCGACCGCCCCCTGCAGCGCCTGGGCAGTGGCTACAGCGAATTTGACCGGGTGCTGGGCGGTGGTTTGGTGCCGGGCTCGTTGGTGCTGCTCGGGGGGGATCCCGGCATCGGTAAGAGCACCTTGCTGCTGCAGAGCGCCCAGGCGATAGCGGCCCGCCATTCCGTTTTGTATGTCAGTGCGGAGGAATCCGCCCAGCAGGTGAAGCTGCGCTGGCGCCGCCTGGCGGAGGAGCAAGGCGAGCTGCCGCCGCCCCAAGAGGATGCCTCGGGGCTGCAGCTCCTGGCGGAAACCGATCTGGAGTTGGTGCTGCAGGAGCTGGAGGCCCTGCGGCCCGCCGTCGCCGTGATCGACAGCATCCAGGCACTGCATGACGGGGAATTGGGCAGTGCCCCGGGCTCAGTGGCCCAAGTGCGGGAATGTGCCGCCGCGTTGGCTCGGATCGCTAAGCGCCAGAACACGGCGCTTCTCCTGGTGGGCCACGTCACCAAGGAAGGGATGTTGGCCGGTCCGAAGGTGCTCGAGCACCTGGTGGATGCCGTTCTGACCTTTGAGGGGGATCGTTTCGCCAGCCATCGCCTGCTCCGGGCGGTCAAGAACCGCTTTGGCGCCACCCATGAATTGGGGGTCTTTGAAATGCGCGGCCAGGGCCTGGCCCAGGTGCTCAACCCCAGCGAGCTGTTCTTGGGTAGCGACGAACCCAGCGCAGGAACCGCGACGATCGTTGCCTGCGAAGGCACGCGCCCACTTGTGGTCGAGCTCCAATCCCTGGTCAGCACCACGAGCTATGCCAGCCCCCGGCGCACCGCGACCGGCATCGGTACCAATCGCCTGCACCAAATCCTGGCGGTGCTCGAGAAACACCTCGGCCTTCCCCTCTCCCGCTTCGATTGCTATCTGGCGGTGGCGGGCGGACTGGATGTGGAGGAACCCGCCGCGGACTTGGGGGTCGCGGCCGCCGTCGTGGCGAGCTACCGCGACCTGACCCTGCCGCCGGGGACGGTCCTGGTGGGAGAGCTGGGCCTGGGCGGCCAGTTGCGGCCCGTCGGCCAGCTGGAGCAGCGCCTGCAGGAGGCGGCGCGGTTGGGCTTCAACCGGGCCGTGGTCCCCAAGGGCTCGGGCTTGGGACGGCTGGCGGCCGGGCTGGACCTGCAGCTCCACGAAGCGGGGAGCGTTGCCGAAGCCCTGGTGGCCGCCCTGGGGGTGAACCCCGCCGACGACAGGGCCTAA